The Erigeron canadensis isolate Cc75 chromosome 1, C_canadensis_v1, whole genome shotgun sequence genome segment ataatactGGTAATATTGgaatttgttttggtttttaaaacattgcttgtTGCTGATTATCAATTGTCTTTTTAACTTCTTTATTTATTGGGATAAtgacatacgaatgtaaccacctatgacaaaatggttatgtaatgtagtgatctAATTGGGTgactatgtaatgtatgtacctatgtttttttggctatatgtaaaatatgtacggaccttacatagtataggaaaaaaaaagtaatacatAGGTCATTACATTGATTGACCTAAATAAAAATgtccttacatagtatagcctaAAAAACATAGGcgcatacattacatagacacCTAACTAGgatactacattacataaccattttctcataggtggttacattcgtatgccattatcccttatttattttataaaattgatttttttttctttttccctttttcttttacttACCATGTGTGTGAGAGAAAATTTTCTCTCCTAACGGTCGGCTCTCTCTCTAGATCTTCATCTAGATCTagatttttctctctctagatttGAGATCTAGATCCGAGATCGAGCAAAATCCGTTGAGAAACTTTTACAAAGGTTAAGTCATGGGTCGGAGGTCCTTTTCACTTCAGTGGATTTAGAAGTAGTCACTCTGCTTTTGTGTGGGAGTTCCCCCATACCTCGGCTTACCCTTGTTTCCCTCGGCTTACCCTTGTTTCCCTTGTTTCCCTTTACTCTGGTTAGATAATTCAAgcaattaattaatcaatccCCAATTTTCAACCAACACCATTGGAGATCACAACCCTCTTCATCTTCTGTCCACTCAATCTCATTCATCTCAACATTCCAAAATGGAAAAACACAttgaaaatttcataaaaaaaatctcatACTTATCACTAACCCTCGCCACACTAACTCTCCTCCTCTCAATCTTCTTTTTCCAAACACCCCCACAAAATTGCCTCAACCAAATCACAAACCATCCAAAAACATCATGCGACGCATCCCACAGACGCATTACAACAATCTCCAAAAAAAACCACCGTATTTGGTCCACAAACACATGGCGCAAATCCGTACGTTCCTACACAACAATCTTCAATGGCCTAAACATCATTTCAAACAACACCCGTGTGTTAATTGTGTCTGCAGGCGGCGGGCAGCCGGTAATGGCATTGAAAGAGCTGGGAATTGTGGATGTTATGGGTGTCGAGTTAGTCGATTCTCCGCCGTTGGTAAGGCGGGCTGATCCGCATAATTTGCCTTTTTTTGATCGGGTTTTTGATTTGGTGTTTAGTGGGCATTTGGGTCAGGCATTGTTTCCGGGCCGGTATGTTGGGGAAATGGAAAGGAGTGTTAGAATTGGTGGGATGATTGTTGTGTGTGTGGAAGTATTTGGGGATAGTGAAGTGAAGAATGTGATGACGTTGTTTAGAAAATCGGAGTTTTTGGAAGTTAGGAATGTAACGTTGATGAGATCGAAGATGACGATGGTTGTTGCTAAAAGGATTAAAAATGGTTCTTGAGGTTTTTATGGAGGTGAAATAATGTGTATGTGAAGCCTATTGTAAATTATGATTTAGCTTTTCAATATATCATGTTATTTGTTGTGGACTTGTAGATGGTTATTAATGTATATAGTCAATGTTCATTGCAGTCTTGTTTGGGTGATTATGAGTTTTTCATAGCTTCTAGGCAGGACTTTGTTATGTTTTCTAACGTGTTATAGAATGGTCAGCTTATGCTTGGATGTCTGTTTTGGAAGTGATAGGTGAAATAGGATAATCAAACCTACTACAGCTGAGAACATTTTGAGCTAAAGAGACCTATATTATGTAGACTAAGAAACTTGATATTCATCTAAAGGTTAGTGTCACATTGTAACTAGCATTCGGCTAACTTGAGTTGGGTCCAGACAGGCCCCTATTGGTGCAGACCTTGATCTTGAGTGCGGTTTTATTGGTTGGGTGTAATTGTGCTGTGATGTGGAAATGGTGGCTTAAATGAAGTTATCATATTGTTTTGGATAATAGGATTTTTCTCAGTCCAGAAAGCAACACTGATGGGATCAAAAGTAACTATGATCTTCAGCATAAAGATTATCTTTCATGAAGATTTAGAGCTAACGTCTATGTAAGTTCACTTTAAATTATGCTGTTGCTTGTCATTTTATTGTTTCTAGAcgattttaatgtttatattacAACAATTCTTATCAAGTTTCAGCCGTCATTCTATGTTCGCTTGATTATGTGTTTTAATAGATGCTAAGTGATCACATTATGTTTTTGATATCAAAAGTCACTGGTGTTTAGATCAATATCATGATCTTAATGAAATCTGGTTGGTAGTGTGTGTTTCGTAAGTGATAATGTGAACTTGGATAATcaataacttataataaaaCATGGCTGCAAATGGATATTCACAGTTTCTCTGCTGCTTAAAGTTGGAATAATCGCTTTTGAAGGTGTTGAACTATtagtaaattatatatgtaaaaaactaCTCGACAATGTGATAATACCCTCTTGGACTCCTAACTATCAAATGAAGTTGTACTGTAATAAGCTTGATTTTGTTGGATAAAGATCGTTTTGTGGAGATGAGACCTCTAATAGAGCTTAAGATGCCTTTGCGGTTAATGTCCTCTATGGCTGTTCCACTTCATTAAAGTAGTGACATCCTGAAAGTAGGTCCTCTTTTTGAGTTACAAATTGGTCACACGGGCACACAGGGTTCTAGGAGGTATTTGGGTTACTGTCCACAGATTCTTGTGCGAATTTGAGATCCTGGAAGGGTATATGCATCACATGGTTACAAATCTGTGCATGTCAAACTTCCAACAGGGCTGGGTGATACGTACctatcccataataggctcgtatcatgccctaagctaggtgtagaactcactccccaAAGCTAGCTCAatggaggaggggacacctaggcttataaagcaccaaccaatcccatacttggctgatgtgggatcatatcgataccccaccctttgaagagccaacgtcctcgttggtcacggttggcacccttctCCTTGGGCCCAAGCCACCACTCCAAGCTCGTTGAAACCTCAAAAGGTAGGgctagctctgataccaattgatacgtacccatcccataataggctcgtatcatgcactaagctaggtgtagaactcactcccaaaagctagctcaaaggaggaggggacacctagacttataaaccaccaaccaattcCATACTTGGCctatgtgggatcatatcactGGGCTATCTTAAGACAGTTTCAGACACAGCAACAAGTCATTTAGGGAGAAAGGTTCTTACGTTAGAGACTGTAATTTCAGTCTCACATGTGACGCTACCTTATCTATGGATAGAATTTTGACAAAGTTTGTTAAAAGTAAATCATACTTGAAGCAAGTAAATCAAACTTGAAGCATTCAAAATAGCTGTTTGACCCGTTACCAAACATACTTTGACCTGTCCAATTTTGCCAACTTTTTTCCAGACTTGATCTCCAGTGTGGTTTTACTGGATGATAAGACATGGTGAGATTCTTCAAGCATAGTCCTTTCTTTCATCAATTCTGCTAAAACTTTTATTCAAGCTTGGAAATGTTTATCTAAAGAATTCACGCACAACAGGCAACTTTATAAAACACAGAGTTATCTAAACACTCATAGTAATTTCAAGCACAGTTACCCATGTAACAAAACTATAATTTACAGAAATCTGCAACTATGCAGATGCAAAACACAAAAAGGCAAATTGAAGAAAAGAGCGCAAACctgttattgttttttttttttatctagacATGCCAACTGTCAAATGAAGTTGTACAGTAATAAGTTTGATATTGTTGGAGAAAGATCATTTTGTGGGTATGAGACCTCTATCAGAGCTTATAATGTCTCGTGCAGTTAGAGTCATTTATGGCAATTCCACTTAATTAATGTAGTGACATCATGAAACTAGGTCCACTTTTTGAATTATCGGTTACATGGGCACACTAAGGTTCTCGAAGGTATTTGGGTTACTTTCTACAAACGTGCTTGTGCGAATTTTCGTGGTTATGAGTTTTTGTAGCTTCTAGGCTAGACTATGTTAAGTTACCTAACATTATCATAATGTTATAGAACTGCTAGTTTATGTTTGGGTGTCtgtaatgaaaataataatgtgAAATTAGATCGTCCAAACTACTGCAGTTGAAAATATTCCAAGTGAAACAGACCTATATTGTATTTGTAAACTAAGAAACTTGATTTTCACCTTAAGTTTAGTGTCACTTTGTAATCAGTGTTAACTGTTAACTAGACTTCCTATAGAGCTGGGCTAATTGAGTTGAGTCCAGACAGGCACCTATTGGTCCATACTCCATACCTTCATATCAAGTGGGGTTTTATTGGTTTGGAGGTGTAATCGTGGTGTAATGGGGAAATGATGGTGTGAGTGAATCTTGTTTTGGGAAAAAGGAGTTTTCTCAATTCAGAAAAGCAACACTGATGGGATCAAAAGTGACTATGATCTCCAGTGTAGATTATCTTTCTTGAAGTTTTGGAGATGACGTCTATGTAAGTTCACTGTAAATTATGCTGTTGCTTGTCATGTTTTTATTCTAGATAATCTTAAACGTTTATATTACAACAATATTCATCAAGTTTCAGTCATTATTCTTCGTAATTGTGTTTGCTTGATTATGTGTTTTAATAGATACTAAGGGTGTGTTTAGTTGCAGAAAACACCCtatgttttctatttttgttttccatgaaaacatggaaaacagaaaacgcgttcaTAATTTTCTAAGAatattttccaagaaaatagaaaacaatgttttccacttttctatggaaaacttgaaaacatctttttcttgtttttcattttcatttt includes the following:
- the LOC122584939 gene encoding uncharacterized protein LOC122584939 is translated as MEKHIENFIKKISYLSLTLATLTLLLSIFFFQTPPQNCLNQITNHPKTSCDASHRRITTISKKNHRIWSTNTWRKSVRSYTTIFNGLNIISNNTRVLIVSAGGGQPVMALKELGIVDVMGVELVDSPPLVRRADPHNLPFFDRVFDLVFSGHLGQALFPGRYVGEMERSVRIGGMIVVCVEVFGDSEVKNVMTLFRKSEFLEVRNVTLMRSKMTMVVAKRIKNGS